A region of Larimichthys crocea isolate SSNF chromosome X, L_crocea_2.0, whole genome shotgun sequence DNA encodes the following proteins:
- the smarca5 gene encoding SWI/SNF-related matrix-associated actin-dependent regulator of chromatin subfamily A member 5, whose product MSESANCVEQREEQTELEEAGGAEEKSDSSDAGKESSSDAGPDGQDASSSSSTKTKDSAPGYEEKVQTDRTNRFEYLLKQTELFAHFIQPAAQKTPTSPLKMKPGRPRIKKDEKQNLLSAGDNRHRRTEQEEDEELLNESTKTTNVCTRFDDSPSYVKTGKMRDYQVRGLNWLISLYENGINGILADEMGLGKTLQTIALLGYMKHYRNIPGPHMVLVPKSTLYNWMNEFKRWVPSLRAVCLIGDRDERTALIRDVLLPGEWDVCVTSYEMLIIEKAVFKKFNWRYLVIDEAHRIKNEKSKLSEIVREFKTTNRLLLTGTPLQNNLHELWALLNFLLPDVFNSADDFDSWFDTNNCLGDQKLVERLHTVLRPFLLRRIKADVEKTLLPKKEIKMYVGLSKMQREWYTKILMKDIDILNSAGKMDKMRLLNVLMQLRKCCNHPYLFDGAEPGPPYTTDLHLVVNSGKMVVLDKLLPKMKQQGSRVLIFSQMTRVLDILEDYCMWRNYGYCRLDGQTPHEERQISINAYNEPNSSKFIFMLSTRAGGLGINLATADVVILYDSDWNPQVDLQAMDRAHRIGQQKQVRVFRFITENTVEERIVERAEMKLRLDSIVIQQGRLVDPSANKLGKDEMLSIIRHGATHVFASKESEITDDDIDAILERGERKTMEMKEKMSTLGESTLRNFTMDTENSSVYTFEGEDYREKKKVITNWIEPPKRERKANYAVDAYFREALRVSEPKAPKAPRPPKQPNVQDFQFFPPRLFELLEKEILFYRKTIGYKVPRNPDMPNSAQLQKEEQAKIDEAEALTEEELEEKENLLQQGFTIWNKRDFNQFIKANEKWGRDDIENIAREVEGKTPEEVMEYSAVFWERCNELQDIEKIMAQIERGEARIQRRISIKKALDSKIGRYKAPFHQLRISYGTNKGKNYTEEEDRFLICMLHKLGFDKESVYDELRQCIRNSPQFRFDWFLKSRTAMELQRRCNTLITLIERENMELEEREKAEKKKRGPKSASAQKRKSEGTADGRGRRKKLKL is encoded by the exons ATGTCCGAAAGCGCAAACTGCGTGGAGCAGCGGGAAGAGCAGACTGAACTTGAAGAAGCCGGAGGAGCCGAG GAGAAGTCCGATTCTTCAGATGCTGGGAAAGAGTCGTCTTCAGACGCCGGACCTGATGGACAAGAtgcatcctcctcatcctcgaCCAAAACTAAAGACTCCGCGCCGGGGTACGAGGAGAAAGTG CAAACAGACCGGACCAACAGATTTGAGTACCTGTTGAAGCAGACAGAATTGTTTGCTCATTTCATCCAACCAGCCGCACAGAAgacccccacctcccccctgAAGATGAAGCCTGGACGCCCACGCATCAAGAAGGATGAAAAACAGAACCTGCTGTCTGCCGGAGA CAATCGCCATCGCCGCACTGAgcaagaggaggatgaagagctTCTGAACGAGAGCACCAAGACCACTAATGTCTGCACTCGCTTCGATGATTCTCCTTCCT ACGTCAAAACTGGAAAAATGAGAGATTATCAGGTCCGAGGTCTGAACTGGCTCATCTCCTTGTATGAGAACGGCATCAATGGCATCCTGGCTGATGAAATG GGTTTGGGGAAGACTCTGCAGACTATTGCTCTGCTCGGGTACATGAAGCACTACAGAAACATCCCTGGTCCCCACATGGTGCTGGTGCCCAAGTCCACCCTCTACAACTGGATGAACGAGTTCAAGAGATGGGTGCCTTCGCTCCGTGCAGTCTGTCTGATtggagacagagatgagagg ACGGCCCTGATCAGAGATGTGCTGCTGCCTGGAGAATGGGATGTCTGTGTCACATCTTACGAGATGCTCATCATTGAAAAGGCAGTGTTCAAGAAGTTCAACTGGAGATACCTGGTCATTGATGAAGCCCACAGGATCAAGAACGAGAAATCAAAG ttGTCAGAAATTGTCCGTGAGTTTAAGACCACCAATCGTTTACTGTTGACTGGAACACCTCTGCAAAACAACCTCCACGAGCTGTGGGCTCTGCTCAACTTCCTGCTGCCTGACGTCTTCAACTCAGCAGAC GACTTTGATTCCTGGTTTGACACAAACAACTGCTTGGGTGATCAGAAGTTGGTCGAACGTCTCCACACT GTTCTGCGCCCCTTCTTGCTCCGTCGTATAAAAGCTGACGTAGAGAAGACTCTGCTCCCGAAAAAAGAGATCAAGATGTATGTGGGCCTGAGTAAGATGCAGCGAGAGTG GTACACAAAGATTCTGATGAAGGACATCGATATCCTGAACTCAGCGGGTAAGATGGACAAGATGCGTCTGCTTAACGTTCTCATGCAGCTGAGGAAATGCTGCAACCACCCATACCTGTTCGACGGGGCCGAGCCTGGTCCCCCCTACACAACCGACCTCCACCTGGTGGTGAACAGCGGCAAGATGGTGGTGCTGGACAAACTGCTACCCAAGATGAAGCAGCAGG GTTCTCGTGTGCTTATCTTCAGTCAGATGACCAGGGTGCTGGACATCTTGGAGGACTACTGCATGTGGAGGAACTACGGCTATTGTCGCCTGGATGGACAGACGCCGCATGAGGAGAGACAG atctCTATCAATGCATACAATGAGCCCAACAGCTCTAAGTTCATCTTCATGTTGAGCACCAGAGCTGGAGGACTGGGTATCAACCTGGCCACAGCAGATGTAGTCATCCTGTACGACTCAGACTGGAACCCTCAAGTGGACCTTCAGGCTATG GACCGAGCTCACAGGATTGGTCAGCAGAAGCAGGTGCGCGTCTTTCGCTTCATCACTGAAAACACAGTGGAGGAGAGGATTGTGGAGAGGGCCGAGATGAAACTGCGCCTGGACTCCATCGTCATCCAGCAAG GAAGACTCGTGGATCCAAGCGCTAACAAGCTGGGCAAAGATGAGATGTTGTCCATCATCCGCCACGGTGCCACGCATGTGTTTGCTTCCAAAGAGAGCGAGATCACAGATGATGACATTGATGCAATCCTGGAGAGAGGTGAAAGGAAG ACTAtggagatgaaggagaagatgtCCACACTGGGCGAGAGCACTCTGAGGAACTTCACTATGGACACCGAGAACAGCAGCGTGTACACATTTGAAGGGGAAGAttacagagagaagaaaaag GTCATTACCAACTGGATTGAGCCACctaaaagagaaaggaaagccAATTACGCTGTGGATGCCTACTTCAGAGAAGCTCTGCGAGTCAGTGAGCCCAAAGCACCAAAG GCTCCCCGTCCTCCCAAGCAGCCAAACGTTCAGGACTTCCAGTTTTTCCCTCCACGTCTTTTTGAGCTTCTAGAAAAGGAAATTCTGTTCTACAGAAAGACCATAGGCTACAAG GTTCCCCGTAATCCAGACATGCCAAATTCAGCCCAGCTCCAGAAAGAAGAGCAGGCTAAGATCGACGAGGCTGAGGCTCTAACAGAGGAGGaactggaggagaaggagaaccTGCTGCAACAG GGATTTACTATTTGGAACAAACGCGACTTCAACCAGTTCATCAAAGCCAACGAGAAGTGGGGAAGAGATGATATTGAGAACATTGCCAGAGAGGTTGAGGGAAAAACTCCAGAAGAAGTCATGGAATATTCTG CTGTATTCTGGGAGCGCTGTAATGAGCTGCAGGATATCGAGAAGATCATGGCccagatagagagaggagaggccaGGATCCAGAGAAGGATCAGCATCAAGAAAGCACTGGACTCAAAG ATTGGTCGCTACAAGGCTCCCTTCCATCAGCTCCGTATCTCCTATGGCACCAACAAAGGCAAGAACTACACAGAAGAGGAGGACCGCTTCCTTATCTGCATGCTTCACAAGCTGGGCTTTGACAAGGAGAGCGTGTATGACGAGCTGCGTCAGTGCATCCGCAACTCACCTCAGTTCCGCTTCGACTGGTTCCTCAAATCCAGGACTGCCatg gaGCTCCAGAGGCGATGTAACACCCTGATCACACtcatagagagagagaacatggagctggaggagagggagaaggctGAGAAGAAGAAACGGGGCCCAAAGAGTGCCTCG GCCCAGAAACGGAAGTCGGAGGGAACCGCAGACGGACGTGGGCGCAGGAAAAAGCTCAAGTTGTGA